From the genome of Rarobacter incanus, one region includes:
- a CDS encoding HNH endonuclease family protein, translated as MWQWLTARTLEDFPIRELFSQFKYYVTTSGEGIAALLPRIKPAAVRYRAIIEGAERAGGELSREELFSYRVGTLDSEVARPLLIWLEEPEQSAIPAADRAQILAALESWFVRRALVKAPSQGSNRFIVDLMQHLSRQPGGEVATAAHAYLVDNHTAVGYWPGDEEVREALTGATAYWRYRQSRLRMVLEALEDLKRGYPNGQRLAMGPVVRGKGTIEHLMPQKWREHWEADLTEEQQVARDRTLQQLGNLTLVTQKLNSKVSNGSWESKRNHFLHSDDILITKDALNAGEVWDETTIAARTSAMIDQILQV; from the coding sequence TTGTGGCAGTGGCTGACCGCCCGCACACTCGAGGACTTTCCCATCCGGGAACTGTTCTCCCAGTTCAAGTACTACGTCACCACCAGCGGCGAGGGCATCGCCGCGCTGCTGCCGCGCATCAAGCCCGCCGCCGTGCGCTATCGCGCGATCATCGAGGGCGCGGAGCGCGCGGGCGGCGAGCTTTCCCGTGAGGAGCTATTCAGTTACCGGGTTGGCACGCTCGATTCGGAGGTCGCCCGTCCACTCTTGATCTGGCTAGAAGAGCCGGAGCAAAGCGCGATTCCCGCCGCCGATCGCGCGCAGATCCTCGCCGCGCTGGAAAGTTGGTTCGTGCGCCGCGCTCTGGTCAAGGCGCCGTCGCAGGGTTCCAATCGGTTCATCGTTGACCTGATGCAACACCTCAGCCGGCAGCCGGGCGGCGAGGTCGCTACCGCCGCGCACGCCTACCTGGTCGACAACCACACCGCGGTCGGGTACTGGCCCGGCGACGAGGAGGTGCGTGAGGCCCTCACCGGCGCGACCGCCTATTGGCGCTACCGGCAAAGCCGCCTGCGCATGGTGCTTGAAGCCCTGGAAGACCTCAAGCGCGGGTATCCGAACGGCCAGCGACTCGCCATGGGGCCTGTCGTGCGCGGCAAGGGCACGATTGAACACCTGATGCCGCAAAAGTGGCGCGAGCACTGGGAAGCTGACCTCACTGAAGAACAGCAAGTCGCCCGAGATCGCACGCTGCAGCAGCTAGGTAACCTCACGCTCGTTACCCAGAAACTCAATAGCAAGGTTAGTAATGGGTCATGGGAAAGTAAGCGCAACCACTTCCTGCATTCCGACGACATCCTCATCACAAAAGACGCGCTGAATGCAGGCGAGGTATGGGACGAAACCACGATTGCAGCCCGTACGTCCGCCATGATCGACCAGATCCTGCAAGTCTGA
- a CDS encoding Crp/Fnr family transcriptional regulator yields MSEDELCVARVPIFQGLTRSEQLQVARFARPVVVAKGQTVYAPGQPARRLLVIHSGQLKVSHTAANGQEQILRTVTDGDVVGERAFLTGHQPDDFAVALEESRMCVFDHSDLSALLRDYPDISQRMLRTLSDRLSSVERLLTAITSSDVSARIAAYLLDLPGDMRDGVATVRLPMAKREISAYLGTTPETLSRRLAALAASGIIELHGRRDITILDIDALERTAAP; encoded by the coding sequence ATGTCCGAGGATGAGCTGTGCGTAGCCCGCGTCCCGATCTTCCAGGGGCTAACCCGCTCGGAACAGTTGCAGGTCGCGCGGTTCGCGCGCCCCGTGGTCGTAGCCAAGGGGCAAACCGTCTATGCCCCCGGGCAGCCGGCGCGCCGGTTGCTGGTGATACACAGTGGCCAACTCAAGGTCAGCCATACGGCAGCCAATGGCCAAGAACAGATCCTGCGAACGGTGACCGACGGCGATGTCGTAGGGGAGCGGGCCTTCCTGACGGGCCACCAACCGGACGACTTCGCCGTCGCGCTGGAGGAGAGCCGGATGTGCGTCTTCGACCACTCCGACCTCTCGGCCTTGCTGCGCGACTACCCCGACATCAGTCAGCGGATGCTGCGCACCCTGTCTGACCGGCTCTCCTCCGTCGAGCGGCTCCTGACCGCGATCACATCCAGTGATGTCAGCGCCCGCATCGCGGCCTACCTGCTGGATCTACCGGGCGACATGCGCGACGGCGTGGCCACAGTGCGGCTACCGATGGCCAAGCGGGAAATCAGCGCCTACCTGGGCACGACACCGGAAACCCTGAGCCGACGCCTCGCCGCACTGGCCGCCTCCGGCATCATCGAACTCCACGGACGCCGTGACATCACCATCCTTGACATCGACGCGCTCGAACGCACCGCCGCCCCCTGA
- a CDS encoding heavy-metal-associated domain-containing protein, with amino-acid sequence MTASTHTPTHTVLRAEGFSCPSCVAKIEKQVGRLKGVESVKVRFASARIEVDHDAERVSVDDLVAAVAKAGYKATPTAF; translated from the coding sequence ATGACTGCCTCAACCCATACTCCCACGCACACCGTCCTGAGGGCCGAGGGCTTCTCCTGCCCGTCCTGTGTCGCGAAGATCGAGAAGCAGGTCGGTCGCCTCAAGGGCGTCGAGAGCGTGAAGGTCCGCTTCGCCTCCGCCCGCATCGAGGTCGACCACGACGCAGAGCGCGTCTCCGTAGATGACCTCGTGGCCGCCGTGGCAAAGGCTGGCTACAAGGCCACTCCTACCGCCTTCTGA